Proteins encoded together in one Synechococcus sp. A15-62 window:
- a CDS encoding chemotaxis protein, with protein sequence MTSSVSFRITRTAEDLAQTITALSQRLVKLEQRQEALELQMRQQQKDLNAVPNEEISTLEGVEALLRETRELLDSTAPITEPEMAEDSSQHDSWGQEAETEASCDVA encoded by the coding sequence ATGACGTCCTCCGTGTCCTTTCGGATCACCCGCACTGCGGAAGATCTCGCGCAAACCATCACGGCTCTATCGCAGCGCTTGGTGAAACTGGAACAGCGTCAGGAAGCGCTTGAGCTCCAAATGCGCCAGCAGCAGAAGGATCTGAATGCTGTCCCCAACGAAGAGATTTCCACCCTGGAGGGCGTTGAAGCTCTGTTGCGGGAAACGCGTGAGCTTTTGGACAGCACAGCTCCGATCACAGAGCCTGAAATGGCTGAAGACTCCTCTCAGCACGATTCCTGGGGTCAGGAGGCCGAAACGGAAGCGAGCTGCGATGTCGCGTAG
- a CDS encoding alanine--glyoxylate aminotransferase family protein — protein sequence MQDKLTLMIPGPTPVPETVLKAMGRHPIGHRSGEFQAIVRRTTEQLKWLHQTTSDVLVITGSGTAAMEAGIINTLSRGDKVLCGDNGKFGERWVKVARAYGLDVEVIKAEWGQPLDPEAFRSALEADSAKAIKAVILTHSETSTGVINDLESIARHVKAHGTALTLADCVTSLGATNVPMDAWGLDVVASGAQKGYMLPPGLSFVAMSARAWEAYERSDLPKFYLDLGPYRKTAAKDSNPFTPAVNLYFGLEAALDMMQKEGLEEIFARHARHRAAAQAGMKAMGLPLFAAEGCGSPAITAVAPEGIDAEQLRKAVKEKFDILLAGGQDHLKGQVFRVGHLGYVCDRDVLTAVAAIEATLQSLGLHKGSMGAGVAAASAALG from the coding sequence ATGCAGGACAAGCTCACCCTGATGATTCCGGGCCCCACCCCGGTGCCGGAAACGGTGCTGAAGGCCATGGGTCGTCACCCCATTGGCCACCGCAGCGGGGAGTTCCAGGCCATCGTGCGGCGCACCACCGAACAGCTCAAGTGGTTGCACCAGACGACGAGCGACGTGCTGGTGATCACCGGCAGCGGCACCGCCGCCATGGAGGCGGGAATCATCAACACCCTCAGCCGCGGCGACAAGGTGCTCTGCGGTGACAACGGCAAATTCGGCGAACGCTGGGTCAAGGTGGCCCGCGCTTACGGACTGGATGTTGAGGTGATCAAGGCGGAGTGGGGCCAGCCCCTCGATCCGGAGGCCTTCCGCTCGGCATTGGAAGCCGACAGCGCCAAAGCGATCAAGGCCGTGATCCTCACCCACTCGGAAACCTCGACAGGGGTGATCAATGACCTGGAGAGCATTGCCCGTCACGTGAAGGCCCACGGCACGGCGCTGACCCTGGCGGACTGCGTCACCAGCCTGGGTGCCACCAATGTGCCCATGGACGCCTGGGGACTGGATGTGGTGGCTTCAGGCGCACAAAAGGGCTACATGCTTCCGCCGGGCCTCAGTTTTGTGGCCATGAGCGCACGGGCCTGGGAGGCCTACGAGCGCTCCGATCTGCCCAAGTTTTATCTGGATCTGGGCCCCTACCGGAAAACAGCGGCGAAGGACAGCAACCCCTTCACACCGGCCGTGAACCTCTACTTCGGCCTGGAAGCTGCTCTGGACATGATGCAGAAGGAAGGCCTGGAGGAGATTTTTGCCCGCCACGCCCGCCATCGCGCCGCCGCCCAGGCAGGCATGAAGGCCATGGGCTTGCCCCTGTTTGCCGCCGAGGGTTGCGGCAGCCCGGCCATCACCGCGGTGGCTCCCGAAGGCATCGACGCCGAACAGCTACGCAAGGCCGTGAAGGAGAAATTCGACATTCTTTTGGCTGGAGGACAAGACCATCTGAAAGGTCAGGTGTTCCGTGTCGGCCATCTGGGCTATGTCTGCGACCGGGATGTTCTGACCGCAGTCGCTGCGATTGAGGCCACCCTTCAGTCCCTCGGCCTGCACAAAGGCAGCATGGGAGCAGGTGTCGCTGCAGCCTCGGCTGCTCTGGGCTAA
- the cbiD gene encoding cobalt-precorrin-5B (C(1))-methyltransferase CbiD: MSGSIAPSIPGLTLPVWVAAAAKAALHVLLDEPFNAEQQLNQGSDRPSLQVPVCSAAPLAPGEALGISRCDPGPGLDLTRDLEVWVRVAWIAASQPLLELQPGEGVGRFGPEGDICLSGFARELLERNLLPLLPPGRGLMVQPILPRGRSLAQRTSNAAFGVVAGLALIGTQAEVQRSAAPDQLQEVLAELEARAADPAFQGRLVLVIGENGLDLARQKGLGPVLKVGNWVGPVLVAAAEAGVRDLLLLGYHGKLIKLAGGIFHTHHHLADGRLEVLVALGLDAGLSTAELLQCRGAASVEEAFQALDADQARALGQHLAAMVERRSQSYVDRYGAWSMRISAALFDRSRTLRWWGPEAEKRFFTLRD, translated from the coding sequence TTGTCTGGTTCCATCGCTCCCTCTATCCCTGGATTGACCCTGCCGGTGTGGGTGGCGGCGGCGGCGAAGGCAGCCCTGCATGTGTTGCTTGATGAGCCGTTCAACGCTGAGCAGCAGTTGAATCAGGGATCGGATCGACCCTCTTTGCAGGTGCCTGTCTGCTCAGCGGCTCCTCTCGCCCCAGGGGAGGCCCTGGGCATCAGCCGCTGTGATCCAGGGCCTGGCCTTGATCTGACGAGGGATCTTGAGGTCTGGGTGCGGGTGGCCTGGATCGCGGCATCCCAGCCGTTGCTTGAGCTGCAGCCCGGAGAAGGTGTGGGCCGGTTCGGTCCCGAGGGAGACATCTGTCTCTCCGGTTTCGCCCGTGAGCTGCTGGAGCGCAATTTGCTTCCCCTGCTGCCACCCGGTCGGGGCCTGATGGTGCAGCCAATTCTTCCGCGGGGCCGCTCCCTGGCCCAACGCACCAGCAACGCCGCCTTCGGCGTCGTTGCTGGTCTGGCCTTGATTGGCACCCAGGCGGAGGTGCAGCGCAGCGCAGCGCCGGATCAGCTGCAGGAGGTGCTTGCCGAGCTGGAGGCACGCGCTGCGGATCCAGCGTTTCAGGGACGCCTCGTTCTGGTGATCGGTGAGAACGGCTTGGATCTGGCCCGTCAGAAAGGTTTGGGGCCTGTGCTCAAGGTGGGGAACTGGGTCGGACCGGTGCTGGTGGCCGCGGCGGAGGCTGGTGTCCGTGACCTGCTGCTGCTCGGTTACCACGGCAAATTGATCAAGTTGGCCGGCGGCATCTTTCACACCCATCACCACCTGGCCGATGGCCGTTTGGAGGTGCTGGTGGCGCTAGGGCTGGATGCCGGCCTGTCGACGGCTGAATTGCTGCAATGTCGCGGCGCTGCCTCGGTTGAGGAGGCCTTTCAGGCGCTGGATGCCGATCAAGCCAGGGCACTCGGGCAGCATCTGGCGGCGATGGTGGAGCGGCGCAGCCAGTCCTATGTGGATCGCTACGGCGCCTGGTCGATGCGGATTAGTGCTGCCCTGTTCGACCGGAGCCGCACCCTGCGCTGGTGGGGACCGGAGGCGGAGAAGCGCTTCTTTACATTGAGGGATTGA
- the guaA gene encoding glutamine-hydrolyzing GMP synthase, with translation MSQPSSDTQRQPAIVILDFGSQYSELIARRVRETEVFSVVLGYSTSAEELRRMAPKGIILSGGPSSVYAEHAPLCDPGIWDLGIPVLGVCYGMQLMVQQLGGVVEAATGKAEYGKAPLEVDDPTDLLTNVDNGSTMWMSHGDSVKALPEGFVRLAHTANTPEAAVAHLQRKLYGVQFHPEVVHSTCGMALIRNFVYHVCGCDPDWTTAAFIDEAVALVREQVGDKRVLLALSGGVDSSTLAFLLKKAIGDQLTCMFIDQGFMRKGEPEFLMDFFDRKFNIHVEYINARQRFIGKLKGITDPEEKRKIIGTEFIRVFEEESKRLGPFDYLAQGTLYPDVIESAGTNVDPKTGERVAVKIKSHHNVGGLPKDLQFKLVEPLRKLFKDEVRKVGRSLGLPEEIVRRHPFPGPGLAIRILGEVTDEKLDCLRDADLIVRQEIKEAGLYHDIWQAFAVLLPVRSVGVMGDKRTYAWPIVLRCVSSEDGMTADWSRLPYDLMETISNRIVNEVKGVNRVVLDITSKPPGTIEWE, from the coding sequence ATGTCCCAGCCCTCGTCCGACACTCAGCGTCAGCCGGCCATCGTCATTCTTGATTTCGGTTCCCAGTATTCGGAACTGATTGCCCGACGCGTGCGCGAGACCGAGGTGTTCTCGGTGGTGCTCGGTTACAGCACTTCGGCCGAGGAGCTGCGACGTATGGCCCCGAAGGGAATCATCCTCAGCGGTGGCCCCAGTTCCGTGTATGCCGAACATGCGCCGCTCTGCGATCCCGGCATCTGGGATCTGGGCATACCCGTGCTGGGGGTTTGCTACGGGATGCAGCTGATGGTGCAGCAGCTTGGGGGCGTTGTGGAAGCCGCCACGGGCAAGGCCGAATACGGCAAGGCTCCCCTGGAAGTGGATGACCCAACGGACCTGCTCACCAACGTCGACAACGGCTCGACGATGTGGATGAGCCATGGCGACTCGGTGAAGGCCCTCCCCGAGGGGTTTGTGCGCTTGGCCCACACCGCCAACACCCCGGAAGCGGCGGTGGCGCACCTGCAACGCAAGCTCTACGGCGTGCAGTTCCACCCCGAGGTGGTGCATTCCACCTGCGGCATGGCCCTGATCCGCAATTTCGTTTATCACGTTTGCGGTTGTGATCCGGATTGGACCACCGCGGCATTCATCGATGAAGCCGTTGCCCTGGTTCGGGAGCAGGTGGGCGACAAACGCGTCCTGCTGGCCCTCTCCGGCGGTGTGGATTCATCCACTCTCGCCTTTCTGCTGAAGAAGGCGATCGGTGATCAGCTCACCTGCATGTTCATCGATCAGGGCTTCATGCGGAAGGGTGAGCCCGAATTCCTCATGGACTTCTTCGATCGGAAGTTCAACATCCATGTGGAGTACATCAATGCGCGCCAGCGGTTCATCGGCAAGCTGAAGGGAATCACCGATCCGGAGGAGAAGCGCAAGATCATCGGCACCGAGTTCATCCGGGTGTTCGAAGAGGAGAGCAAGCGCCTCGGACCCTTTGATTACCTGGCCCAGGGAACGCTTTACCCCGATGTGATTGAAAGTGCCGGCACCAACGTTGATCCCAAGACGGGTGAACGGGTTGCCGTGAAGATCAAGAGCCACCACAACGTGGGCGGCCTGCCCAAGGATCTTCAGTTCAAGCTGGTGGAGCCCCTGCGCAAGCTGTTCAAGGATGAAGTGCGCAAGGTGGGCCGCAGCCTCGGTCTGCCCGAGGAAATTGTGCGCCGCCATCCCTTCCCGGGGCCTGGTCTAGCCATCCGGATCCTGGGTGAAGTCACCGACGAAAAGCTGGATTGTCTGCGTGATGCCGACTTGATTGTTCGCCAGGAAATCAAGGAGGCAGGGCTGTATCACGACATCTGGCAGGCCTTTGCGGTGCTGCTGCCGGTGCGTTCCGTTGGGGTGATGGGCGACAAGCGCACCTATGCCTGGCCGATCGTTCTGCGTTGCGTGTCCAGTGAGGACGGCATGACCGCCGATTGGTCCCGCCTCCCCTACGACCTGATGGAAACCATTTCCAATCGGATCGTGAATGAGGTGAAGGGGGTGAACCGGGTGGTGCTCGACATCACCAGCAAGCCCCCCGGCACGATCGAGTGGGAATAG
- a CDS encoding class I SAM-dependent methyltransferase, which yields MESCFPSDQFSASAYRANSADLESFSDEELIKHYHSYGKKENRVSTSISSKRDFLSLLQGKKNLLEIGVFDNPTLDFIADSEESVVIHYADFLSRDELIARASDVGRNPQNVPEIKWILSDGYDQIDVLYDAVVSHHCVEHQPDLIAHLLKITSILSPGGWYFFSVPHKYRCFDFFISESTIVDVITAHYLEYEKPSFKSILEHRVFTSHTYQDGVNPFDSLQPSMRKRIESAFGEFSSNEYVDVHCWQFTPDSIRKILSQLAAFDFIPNINELKVYPNFDEFYVAISFG from the coding sequence GTGGAAAGTTGTTTTCCTTCTGATCAGTTTTCCGCTTCTGCTTACAGAGCCAATAGCGCTGATCTCGAGAGTTTTTCGGACGAAGAATTAATCAAACATTATCATAGTTACGGGAAAAAAGAAAATAGGGTTTCAACTTCTATCTCCAGTAAGAGAGATTTTTTGAGTCTTCTGCAGGGCAAAAAAAATCTGCTTGAAATCGGCGTATTTGATAATCCAACTCTCGATTTTATTGCTGATTCTGAAGAATCAGTTGTAATACATTACGCTGATTTTTTGAGTCGTGATGAATTAATTGCTAGAGCAAGTGATGTTGGAAGAAATCCCCAGAATGTTCCCGAAATTAAATGGATTTTGTCTGATGGTTATGATCAAATAGATGTTCTGTACGATGCTGTAGTTTCGCACCACTGTGTCGAGCATCAGCCCGATTTGATTGCTCATTTACTTAAAATAACATCCATTTTGAGTCCTGGTGGTTGGTACTTCTTTTCGGTGCCGCACAAATATCGTTGTTTTGACTTCTTTATATCAGAGTCAACGATAGTTGACGTAATTACCGCACATTATTTGGAGTATGAAAAGCCGTCTTTTAAGTCTATTCTTGAGCACCGTGTCTTTACCTCGCATACTTATCAGGATGGGGTAAATCCTTTTGATTCCCTGCAGCCTTCTATGAGAAAGCGGATCGAATCAGCTTTTGGCGAATTTTCTAGTAATGAATATGTTGATGTTCACTGTTGGCAGTTCACTCCAGATAGCATTAGAAAGATTTTAAGTCAGCTGGCCGCTTTCGATTTCATTCCAAACATTAATGAATTAAAGGTATACCCTAATTTTGACGAGTTTTATGTCGCGATTTCTTTTGGATAA
- the mrdA gene encoding penicillin-binding protein 2, which yields MTRSAQQRQTGLRQQPLVLLLLVLLFCSAMVSRLVWMQLLEGSRFRELADENRIRLVPRSPIRGRLLDRKGRVLATSKLTYSLYLEPRLVSDDDWPDLRDRLARLLNLKPDLLDQRRQKGLDRDGYRTTLALDLKPEQVLRFREQALGLRGAQVDVDILRSYPNGTLAAHALGYTQPITESEFEVLAEKGYKIRDRIGRTGVEAAYERHLRGKWGGQMLEVNAMGEVQRNLGDRPSQAGKDLVLTLDLDLQRVAEQALADKPGGAVVALEAATGAVLALASRPSFDPNFFSKLITTQKEYDALFSNPKKPLLSRAMNPYDPGSTWKPVTAMAGMESGKFPPDTKLQTKACITYGGHCFPDHNGKGFGTIGYADALRHSSNTFFYQVGVGVGSLALKQAADQLGFQQKTGIEIGWEESVGLVGDEPWADRGRGWAEPGTVPWIPEDMASASIGQSVVQITPLQLARAYAVFANGGWLVTPHLAAGDIDWMSPEHRTKVPMEPSTLQMIREGLRKVVEAGTGAGLNGPGIPVAAGKTGTAEDSTGGPDHAWFGCYAPYPDGKIVVVAFAQNTPGGGSVHALPMAKKVLAEWERTRQR from the coding sequence ATGACCCGTTCTGCCCAGCAGCGTCAGACCGGTCTGCGTCAGCAACCCCTTGTTCTGCTGTTGTTGGTGTTGTTGTTCTGCAGCGCCATGGTCAGTCGCCTGGTGTGGATGCAGCTGCTGGAGGGGTCGCGCTTTCGCGAACTGGCGGACGAAAACCGCATCCGTCTGGTGCCCCGCTCGCCGATCCGCGGTCGTTTGCTTGATCGCAAAGGCCGGGTGCTGGCCACCAGCAAACTCACTTACTCGCTGTACCTTGAGCCGCGCCTGGTCAGTGATGACGACTGGCCTGATCTGCGTGATCGCTTGGCACGGCTTCTGAATTTGAAGCCTGATCTGCTCGACCAGCGCCGGCAGAAGGGCCTGGATCGGGATGGGTACCGCACCACGTTGGCCCTCGATCTCAAGCCGGAACAGGTGCTGCGCTTCCGGGAACAGGCCCTGGGGTTGCGGGGCGCCCAGGTGGATGTCGACATCCTGCGCTCCTATCCCAACGGAACCCTGGCGGCCCATGCCCTCGGCTACACCCAGCCGATCACGGAAAGTGAATTCGAAGTGCTGGCGGAGAAGGGCTACAAGATCCGTGATCGCATTGGTCGTACCGGTGTTGAGGCGGCCTACGAGCGCCATCTGCGTGGGAAGTGGGGCGGCCAGATGCTCGAGGTGAATGCCATGGGCGAGGTGCAGCGCAACCTGGGCGACCGACCGTCTCAAGCAGGAAAGGATCTTGTGCTCACCCTCGACCTGGATCTGCAGCGGGTGGCGGAGCAGGCGCTGGCCGACAAGCCCGGTGGAGCAGTTGTGGCGCTGGAGGCCGCAACTGGTGCCGTGTTGGCTCTGGCCAGCCGTCCCAGTTTTGATCCGAACTTCTTCTCCAAGCTGATCACCACCCAGAAGGAGTACGACGCCCTCTTCTCCAATCCGAAGAAACCGTTGCTGTCCCGGGCCATGAATCCCTATGACCCCGGCAGCACCTGGAAGCCTGTGACGGCGATGGCGGGCATGGAATCCGGCAAATTTCCGCCCGACACCAAGCTGCAGACCAAGGCTTGCATCACCTACGGCGGCCACTGCTTCCCGGACCACAACGGCAAGGGTTTCGGCACCATCGGTTATGCCGATGCCCTGCGCCACTCGAGTAACACGTTTTTTTATCAGGTGGGCGTCGGGGTTGGATCCCTGGCGTTGAAGCAGGCTGCTGATCAGCTTGGGTTTCAGCAGAAAACCGGCATTGAGATCGGCTGGGAAGAAAGTGTCGGGTTGGTGGGAGATGAGCCCTGGGCCGATCGTGGCCGGGGTTGGGCGGAGCCCGGCACGGTGCCCTGGATCCCTGAGGACATGGCCAGTGCTTCCATCGGTCAGTCCGTGGTGCAGATCACCCCCCTGCAGTTGGCCCGCGCTTATGCGGTGTTCGCCAATGGCGGTTGGTTGGTGACGCCGCATCTCGCCGCTGGTGACATCGACTGGATGAGTCCGGAGCACCGCACCAAAGTGCCGATGGAGCCATCAACGTTGCAGATGATCCGGGAGGGCCTGCGCAAAGTGGTGGAGGCCGGCACCGGTGCTGGCCTCAATGGCCCTGGCATTCCTGTGGCGGCGGGCAAGACCGGAACGGCAGAAGACAGCACAGGAGGGCCTGATCACGCCTGGTTCGGCTGCTATGCCCCCTATCCCGACGGAAAAATCGTGGTGGTGGCCTTTGCCCAGAACACCCCTGGAGGTGGGTCGGTCCACGCTTTGCCGATGGCCAAGAAGGTGCTGGCGGAGTGGGAGCGGACCCGGCAGCGCTAG
- a CDS encoding glycosyltransferase family 1 protein: MKVAFFTETFLPKVDGIVTRLTKTVKHLVDAGDEVVVFCPEGCPEEYMGARLIGVPAMPLPLYPELKLALPRPAVSDAIDAFQPDLIHVVNPAVLGLGGIWLAKNKGIPLVASYHTHLPKYLEHYGLGMLEPLLWEMLKAAHNQALLNLCTSTAMVKELSDKGIQHTDLWQRGVDTELFRPELRSAELRQRLLGGHDDRGALLLYVGRLSAEKQIERIRPVLEALPDARLALVGDGPHRQQLEKHFEGTATTFVGYLAGEDLAGAYASGDAFLFPSSTETLGLVLLEAMAAGCPVVGANRGGIPDIITDGVNGCLYEPDGADGGATSLIEATRCLLGNDLERQALRNAARAEAERWGWAGATEQLRTYYRTVLSAPQLTAA; this comes from the coding sequence TTGAAAGTCGCCTTCTTCACCGAAACCTTCCTGCCGAAGGTCGATGGCATCGTCACCCGTCTGACCAAGACGGTGAAACATCTGGTGGACGCCGGCGATGAGGTGGTGGTCTTCTGCCCGGAAGGCTGTCCGGAGGAGTACATGGGGGCACGCCTGATCGGGGTGCCGGCGATGCCGCTGCCGCTCTATCCCGAGCTCAAACTGGCCTTGCCTCGGCCGGCGGTGTCCGACGCCATCGATGCGTTTCAACCCGATCTAATCCACGTGGTGAACCCGGCGGTGCTGGGTTTAGGAGGCATCTGGCTCGCCAAGAACAAGGGCATTCCCCTGGTCGCCAGTTATCACACCCATCTACCCAAGTACCTCGAGCACTACGGCTTGGGAATGCTGGAGCCACTCCTGTGGGAGATGCTCAAGGCCGCCCACAACCAGGCCCTGCTGAATCTGTGCACCTCCACCGCCATGGTGAAGGAACTCAGCGACAAAGGCATTCAGCACACTGATCTGTGGCAGCGGGGTGTAGACACGGAGTTGTTCCGTCCCGAGCTGCGCAGCGCAGAGTTGCGCCAGCGGCTTCTCGGAGGCCATGACGACCGTGGTGCGCTGCTGCTCTATGTGGGCCGCCTCTCCGCGGAGAAGCAGATTGAACGGATCCGCCCCGTGCTGGAGGCCCTTCCCGATGCACGGCTGGCCCTGGTGGGCGATGGTCCCCACCGCCAACAACTGGAGAAGCACTTCGAGGGAACCGCCACCACCTTCGTCGGCTACCTCGCCGGGGAAGACCTGGCAGGGGCCTACGCCAGCGGCGATGCCTTCCTCTTCCCCTCCAGCACGGAGACGCTGGGGCTGGTGCTGCTGGAAGCCATGGCAGCCGGCTGTCCCGTGGTCGGCGCCAACCGTGGCGGCATCCCCGACATCATCACCGACGGGGTTAACGGCTGCCTCTATGAACCCGACGGCGCCGATGGTGGCGCTACAAGCCTGATCGAAGCCACCCGCTGCCTGCTGGGCAACGACCTGGAACGCCAAGCCCTGCGCAATGCTGCTCGCGCCGAAGCCGAGCGCTGGGGCTGGGCAGGCGCCACGGAACAACTACGGACCTACTACCGCACGGTGCTGTCAGCGCCTCAACTCACGGCCGCCTAG
- a CDS encoding NAD-dependent epimerase/dehydratase family protein translates to MKVLVLGGDGFCGWPCAVNLADQGHDVLIVDNLSRRKIDIDLEVESLTPIVSIGERLKVWEETGGKPMRFVHMDIAHEYQRLLDLLQDERPDSVVHFAEQRAAPYSMKSSATKRYTVDNNVNGTHNLLAAIVESGQDIHVVHLGTMGVYGYGSHRGATIPEGYLKVEVPQPDGSRFEEEILHPASPGSVYHMTKTLDQLLFLYYNKNDKVRITDLHQGIVWGTNTDATDRDPRLTNRFDYDGDYGTVLNRFLMQAAIGYPLTVHGTGGQTRAFIHIRDSVRCVQLALENPPEQGERVKIFNQMTESHQVGELAKKVAALTGAQVNNLANPRNEAVENDLIVDNRCFIELGLNPTTLDDGLLKEVVEIATRYADRCDRNRILCTSAWTKTQAQAIGTAS, encoded by the coding sequence GTGAAAGTTCTCGTTCTCGGCGGTGACGGCTTCTGCGGCTGGCCCTGTGCGGTGAACCTGGCTGATCAGGGCCACGACGTGCTGATCGTGGACAACCTCAGCCGTCGCAAGATCGATATCGACCTTGAGGTTGAGTCGTTGACGCCGATCGTGAGCATCGGCGAGCGCCTCAAGGTCTGGGAGGAGACCGGTGGCAAACCGATGCGGTTTGTCCACATGGACATTGCCCATGAGTACCAGCGGTTGCTGGATCTGCTTCAGGACGAGCGCCCGGATTCCGTGGTCCACTTCGCGGAACAACGTGCCGCCCCCTATTCGATGAAGAGCAGCGCCACCAAGCGCTACACCGTCGATAACAACGTCAACGGAACCCACAACCTCCTGGCCGCCATCGTTGAAAGCGGTCAGGACATCCACGTGGTGCATCTGGGCACCATGGGCGTCTACGGCTACGGCTCCCACCGCGGAGCCACCATTCCAGAGGGCTACCTGAAGGTGGAAGTGCCTCAGCCCGACGGCAGCCGCTTCGAGGAGGAAATCCTCCACCCGGCAAGCCCCGGCAGCGTCTATCACATGACCAAGACGCTCGATCAGCTTCTCTTCCTCTACTACAACAAGAACGACAAGGTCCGCATCACCGACCTGCACCAGGGCATCGTCTGGGGAACCAACACCGATGCCACTGACCGCGACCCGCGGCTCACCAACCGCTTCGATTACGACGGCGATTACGGCACGGTGCTGAACCGCTTCCTGATGCAGGCCGCCATCGGCTACCCGCTCACCGTTCATGGGACCGGTGGCCAGACCCGCGCCTTCATCCACATCCGCGATTCCGTGCGCTGCGTCCAGCTGGCGCTGGAGAACCCTCCGGAACAAGGGGAGCGAGTCAAGATCTTCAACCAGATGACCGAAAGCCATCAGGTGGGTGAACTGGCCAAGAAGGTGGCCGCTCTCACCGGCGCTCAGGTGAACAACCTGGCCAACCCCCGCAACGAGGCCGTTGAAAACGATCTGATCGTGGACAACCGCTGCTTCATCGAGCTGGGCCTCAACCCCACCACCCTCGATGACGGCCTGCTGAAGGAAGTGGTAGAGATCGCCACCCGCTACGCCGACCGTTGCGACCGCAACCGCATTCTCTGCACCTCCGCCTGGACCAAAACCCAGGCCCAGGCCATCGGCACCGCGTCCTGA
- the psb34 gene encoding photosystem II assembly protein Psb34, which produces MSVTTEDGGRLNAFAKEPRMEVMDIDTSQSRNRSSMMMLVSGGLIVAAMVAVTVAIS; this is translated from the coding sequence ATGTCGGTCACCACGGAAGACGGCGGTCGTCTCAACGCCTTCGCCAAAGAGCCACGCATGGAGGTGATGGACATCGACACCAGCCAGAGCCGCAACCGCAGCTCAATGATGATGCTGGTGAGCGGTGGATTGATTGTGGCCGCCATGGTGGCGGTGACCGTCGCCATCAGCTGA
- a CDS encoding thiazole synthase — protein MDSPSLSSDPLTIGGRQFNSRLFTGTGKYQSMTSMQQSIERSGCDMVTVAVRRVQTVAAGHEGLMEAIDWQRIWMLPNTAGCTNAEEAVRVARLGRELAKLAGQENNTFVKLEVIPDARHLLPDPIGTLNAAERLVKEGFTVLPYINADPLLAKRLEDVGCATVMPLGSPIGSGQGLNNAANIALIIENAGVPVVVDAGIGVPSEAAQALEMGADAVLVNSAIALAGNPSAMAEAMGQAVKAGRTAHLSGRLPRKAQASASSPTTGLVQSPQ, from the coding sequence ATGGATTCGCCCTCCCTCAGCTCCGACCCCCTGACCATTGGTGGGCGTCAGTTCAACAGCCGCCTGTTCACGGGCACCGGCAAGTACCAATCCATGACATCGATGCAGCAGAGCATCGAGCGATCCGGCTGCGACATGGTCACAGTGGCTGTGCGTCGGGTACAGACCGTGGCGGCAGGCCATGAAGGCCTGATGGAAGCCATTGATTGGCAGCGGATCTGGATGCTGCCCAACACCGCCGGCTGCACCAATGCCGAGGAAGCGGTGCGTGTCGCCAGGCTTGGACGGGAGCTAGCCAAGCTGGCGGGACAGGAGAACAACACCTTCGTCAAGCTGGAGGTGATTCCTGACGCCCGGCACCTTCTGCCCGATCCGATCGGCACCCTTAACGCCGCCGAACGCCTGGTGAAAGAAGGGTTCACGGTGCTGCCCTACATCAATGCAGATCCTCTGCTGGCGAAACGGCTGGAAGACGTCGGCTGCGCCACCGTGATGCCTCTGGGCTCTCCGATTGGTTCCGGCCAGGGCCTCAACAACGCCGCCAACATCGCGCTGATCATCGAGAACGCGGGTGTCCCGGTGGTGGTGGATGCCGGCATTGGTGTACCCAGCGAAGCAGCACAGGCCCTGGAGATGGGCGCCGATGCCGTGCTGGTCAACAGCGCCATCGCCCTCGCAGGCAACCCCTCCGCCATGGCGGAGGCCATGGGTCAGGCGGTGAAGGCCGGCCGGACCGCCCACCTCTCCGGGCGCTTGCCACGGAAGGCTCAGGCCTCTGCCAGCTCACCGACCACGGGCCTGGTGCAGTCACCCCAATGA
- the rplT gene encoding 50S ribosomal protein L20, with the protein MARVKRGNVARKRRNKILRLARGFRGGNGTLFRTANQRVMKALCNAYRDRRRRKRDFRRLWIARINAAARLNGVSYSRLMGGLKKADVRLNRKMLAQLAVVDPGSFTNVVAAAKS; encoded by the coding sequence ATGGCCCGCGTCAAGAGAGGCAACGTCGCCCGTAAACGCCGCAACAAGATCCTGCGGCTGGCCCGTGGCTTCCGTGGTGGCAACGGAACCCTGTTCCGTACAGCAAACCAGCGGGTGATGAAAGCCCTCTGCAACGCCTACCGCGATCGTCGTCGTCGCAAGCGCGATTTCCGTCGCCTCTGGATTGCCCGCATCAACGCCGCTGCCCGCCTGAATGGTGTGAGCTACAGCCGTCTGATGGGCGGTCTCAAGAAGGCCGATGTGCGCCTGAACCGCAAGATGCTTGCTCAGCTGGCGGTCGTTGACCCCGGCAGCTTCACCAACGTCGTGGCTGCAGCCAAGAGCTGA